A window from Fragaria vesca subsp. vesca linkage group LG5, FraVesHawaii_1.0, whole genome shotgun sequence encodes these proteins:
- the LOC101308087 gene encoding activating signal cointegrator 1-like has product MGQSGQWLEKALVDLCQKMESGLGLDQDMISGLVSYCELADPRDAKEYLDNIIGQKVGKSVIEEYLQKRGRSDLCSGTPNVPTSSLQAYVKASSSEYTVSGTKKQLKMPKVAKVPSQQAASTPSSSKGKPVPPQASESRTTNNANQSNSKKKKAGKVVSLAEAAKGSIVFQQGKPCSCQARRHGLVSNCLSCGKIVCEQEGEGPCNFCGALVLKEGSSYAGLDESYTPVVSDAEAAAEAYAKRLVEYDRDSAARTTVIDDQSDYFEIEGNSWLSKEEKKLLKEKQEQIEEAERAKRNRVVVTFDLFGRKVLFNEEELAELESESLTLKPLDEREVNRIKPNPDLKVRPLFVDPGPRNKPVVKGRKENKNPTKGLCLEITGRVQHVNNDLKDLMTDDQLETTSNDNFSQGPSVSGGVLDDDDGGKCSLDYR; this is encoded by the exons ATGGGTCAGTCGGGTCAATGGCTAGAGAAGGCGCTGGTGGATCTATGCCAGAAGATGGAATCGGGTTTGGGCTTGGATCAGGATATGATTTCGGGTCTGGTCTCCTACTGTGAGCTAGCTGATCCCAGAGACGCTAAAGAATACCTTGAT AACATAATAGGGCAGAAGGTGGGGAAGTCTGTGATTGAGGAATATTTACAGAAAAGAGGGCGTTCTGATCTTTGCAGCGGGACCCCAAATGTTCCAACCTCGAGTTTACAGGCATATGTTAAGGCATCTTCAAGTGAGTATACTGTAAGTGGGACCAAGAAACAATTGAAAATGCCGAAAGTGGCTAAAGTACCGAGTCAGCAAGCAGCTTCTACTCCTTCTAGCTCTAAGGGAAAGCCTGTTCCGCCTCAAGCCAGTGAGTCAAGAACCACAAATAATGCAAACCAAAGTAATTCTAAGAAGAAGAAGGCAGGAAAAGTTGTTTCGCTTGCGGAGGCTGCTAAAGGATCGATTGTATTCCAGCAGGGCAAGCCATGCTCGTGCCAAGCGCGTCGCCACGGGCTTGTGAGTAATTGTTTATCATGTGGGAAGATAGTCTGTGAACAAGAGGGAGAGGGACCTTGCAATTTTTGTGGAGCTCTTGTGCTGAAGGAAGGGAGCAGTTATGCTGGTCTGGATGAGAGTTACACTCCTGTGGTGTCAGATGCGGAGGCAGCAGCTGAAGCTTATGCGAAGAGACTCGTTGAGTATGATAGAGACTCTGCAGCCCGTACAACAGTTATTGATGACCAAAGTGACTACTTTGAAATTGAGGGGAACAGCTGGTTATCAAAAGAG GAAAAGAAACTTCTAAAAGAGAAGCAGGAGCAAATTGAAGAAGCTGAGCGGGCCAAACGAAATAGAGTAGTTGTGACTTTTGATTTGTTTGGGCGCAAG GTACTTTTCAATGAAGAAGAACTTGCTGAACTGGAATCCGAAAGCTTAACGTTGAAACCACTAGATGAAAGGGAAGTGAACCGGATTAAACCAAATCCTGATCTTAAAGTGCGACCACTCTTTGTGGATCCAGGCCCTAGGAACAAGCCTGTTGTGAAAGGTAGGAAGGAAAACAAGAACCCAACCAAAGGCTTGTGCTTAGAGATAACAGGGAGGGTGCAGCATGTTAACAATGATTTGAAAGATCTCATGACCGACGATCAGTTGGAGACAACTTCAAATGATAATTTTTCTCAAGGGCCTTCTGTAAGTGGAGGTGTGCTTGATGACGATGATGGAGGAAAATGTTCTCTAGACTATCGTTAA
- the LOC101310613 gene encoding pentatricopeptide repeat-containing protein At4g39530-like yields the protein MVRRLNLEADPSRVVSVFRAMQRLKRNGPVVDPYVYASLVKACNKLWATREGKAVHCHVVRIGLEYNVNLWNSILNLYSCSENLIWYACRVFDVMPHRNVVTVNGMLSGFVKNGMLDEGIGLFKKVLGCSFGLECRPNYVTLVVLVSGCVELDGFIVGRVLHSHCCKAGLDLVNEVCNALIDLYSKFGHLGEAVRMFNEMPERDLVSWNSMIAGYAGVGECRKALYLFREMRAGNVGFDRVSLSSLISAAANGRDLGMGKVVHGYMTVSGAEITVAIGTALIDMYSKCGSTKCARKILDNLQDESIVLWNSMIHGYVECGHNQEALELFNHIQSRKLRPDEVTMVRLILACRNSGDLSHGIGIHSYIENDIHLQSSIVLHNALIDMYSKCGNMSLAKVVFNKMPSKDVISWTSIIVGHAINGEGKEAILAFRKMRAEKVEPNSVTFIGVLSACDHAGLVDEGLNLYDDMCRLYHIKPRIEHCGCIIDMLARAGRLEEAHKFVKSMPIELNAVVYRMLVNACRVHGDFGRGLCLVSRFADLNTLHGAEDHVASSNILADAGRWDDVLHERSLMATRTCTKVAGKSSITDFR from the coding sequence ATGGTCCGCCGGCTCAACTTGGAAGCCGACCCTTCTCGGGTCGTCTCTGTTTTCAGAGCCATGCAGAGGCTTAAACGTAATGGCCCTGTTGTTGATCCTTATGTATATGCTTCTTTGGTTAAAGCATGTAACAAGTTATGGGCTACCCGAGAAGGGAAAGCTGTGCATTGTCATGTTGTTAGGATTGGTTTGGAGTATAATGTGAATTTGTGGAATAGTATATTGAATTTGTATTCGTGTTCTGAGAATTTGATTTGGTATGCTTGTAGGGTGTTTGATGTAATGCCTCACAGAAATGTTGTTACTGTTAATGGTATGCTTTCTGGGTTTGTGAAGAATGGTATGTTAGATGAGGGGATTGGTTTGTTCAAGAAAGTCTTGGGTTGCTCTTTTGGTTTGGAATGTAGGCCAAATTATGTAACTTTGGTTGTTTTGGTTTCGGGGTGTGTGGAACTGGATGGGTTTATTGTGGGGAGGGTGCTTCATTCACACTGTTGTAAGGCAGGTTTGGATTTGGTGAATGAGGTTTGTAATGCACTGATCGATTTGTATTCGAAGTTTGGGCATTTGGGTGAAGCAGTGAGGATGTTTAATGAGATGCCTGAGAGGGATTTGGTTTCGTGGAATTCCATGATTGCAGGGTATGCCGGGGTTGGTGAGTGTAGAAAAGCTTTGTACTTGTTTAGGGAAATGAGAGCAGGCAACGTTGGATTTGATAGAGTGTCGTTGAGTAGTTTGATTTCGGCTGCTGCTAATGGTCGAGATCTTGGTATGGGGAAGGTGGTTCATGGGTATATGACAGTTAGTGGAGCGGAGATCACTGTGGCTATTGGAACTGCTCTGATTGATATGTATTCCAAATGTGGATCAACAAAGTGTGCTAGAAAAATCTTGGACAATCTTCAAGATGAAAGCATTGTGTTGTGGAACTCTATGATTCATGGATATGTCGAATGTGGTCATAATCAAGAGGCATTAGAGCTATTCAATCATATTCAATCAAGAAAGCTAAGGCCAGATGAAGTAACAATGGTAAGATTAATCCTAGCTTGCCGCAACTCAGGGGATTTGTCTCATGGTATTGGCATTCATTCTTATATAGAGAATGACATACATCTTCAAAGCAGCATTGTACTGCACAATGCTCTTATTGATATGTACTCGAAGTGCGGGAACATGAGCCTTGCTAAAGTTGTGTTTAATAAGATGCCTAGCAAAGATGTTATCTCATGGACTTCAATTATAGTGGGTCACGCGATCAATGGTGAAGGAAAGGAGGCTATTCTTGCTTTCAGAAAAATGCGTGCTGAGAAAGTGGAGCCGAACTCTGTTACCTTCATAGGTGTTCTATCAGCATGTGACCATGCTGGTTTGGTTGATGAAGGTCTGAACTTGTATGATGATATGTGCAGGTTGTATCACATCAAGCCCCGGATTGAGCACTGCGGATGCATCATTGATATGCTTGCGCGAGCAGGAAGACTAGAGGAGGCACACAAGTTTGTGAAGAGTATGCCTATAGAACTAAATGCAGTTGTATATAGGATGTTGGTTAATGCGTGTCGAGTTCATGGTGATTTTGGTAGAGGATTGTGTTTGGTTAGTAGATTCGCAGATCTGAACACATTGCATGGTGCTGAAGATCATGTTGCTTCATCCAATATTCTAGCCGATGCAGGAAGGTGGGATGATGTTCTTCACGAAAGGAGCTTGATGGCCACCAGGACATGTACAAAAGTTGCTGGTAAAAGCTCTATTACAGACTTCCGATAG
- the LOC101310903 gene encoding uncharacterized protein LOC101310903: MAEERTDCICIAVIKRIWTLVKRPFISMVKSSQDNQVIAVMDASASLSSAASSSSSEMRASCVAAGPVTSSSAAVERKYDVYLSFGGPDTRKGVIFEIYDQLQTRGIKTFMDDREFEVGDPVSPTLIEAIRESRFAVVVFSRDYASSTWCLEELTAICECMKDENRILPLLYHVQPSDVRLGKRRFNAAFSVLETSSGSEKMQRWSEALEKVANFVRWNTQDYKTHKQLVEAIVEFLHSKVLPDAMGSKEDFEGYEEPIQAMDEEMKELTIESSASQWKHDVFLSFRGPDARKGIASYLFYELQRRGIRTFMDEEGLKAGNHISSNLLTAIKESRSAIVILSPKYASSAWCLDELANIVQGWENRKTLIFPVFYNVEPHDVRHQIGSFEELFTGHGKQRHGKKVLNQWKAALTTVANLTGFESKIYRSDRHLVEEIVQYVFSQVRNLEIESPGSKFKATKKALGKVVEALIEDEIAASSVIGGIISNETLAFISQGKLPHTNKFLLANVHVATCSLWNEMQVYEVMNICWISV, encoded by the exons ATGGCGGAGGAGAGGACGGACTGCATCTGCATCGCCGTTATTAAGCGGATATGGACTCTAGTGAAGCGTCCGTTCATTTCCATGGTCAAAAGTTCCCAGGATAATCAAGTTATTGCTGTCATGGATGCCTCAGCATCTCTCTCTTCAGCGGCCAGCAGCTCATCGTCCGAAATGAGAGCCAGCTGTGTTGCCGCCGGACCGGTTACTTCTTCATCCGCAGCCGTTGAGCGGAAGTATGATGTGTATTTGAGTTTTGGGGGTCCTGACACTCGCAAGGGTGTGATATTTGAAATATACGATCAACTGCAGACGAGGGGAATCAAAACATTCATGGATGACCGAGAATTTGAAGTAGGCGATCCTGTTTCTCCCACTCTTATAGAAGCAATAAGAGAATCAAGGTTTGCAGTAGTTGTTTTCTCGCGAGACTACGCTTCTTCTACTTGGTGTTTGGAGGAACTTACAGCAATCTGTGAGTGTATGAAAGACGAGAACAGAATCCTCCCGCTTCTTTATCACGTACAGCCCTCTGATGTGCGTCTTGGAAAGAGGAGATTCAATGCAGCTTTCTCTGTGCTTGAAACCTCCAGTGGATCGGAGAAGATGCAGCGGTGGAGTGAAGCTTTAGAAAAGGTGGCCAATTTCGTTCGCTGGAATACGCAGGATTATAA GACTCACAAACAACTTGTTGAAGCCATTGTGGAATTTCTCCACAGTAAAGTACTACCTGATGCAATGGGGTCCAAAGAGGATTTTGAAGGATATGAAGAACCAATACAAGCCATGGATGAGGAAATGAAGGAGCTAACAATTGAATCTTCAGCTTCTCAGTGGAAGCATGATGTGTTTTTGAGTTTCAGGGGTCCTGATGCTCGCAAGGGCATTGCCTCCTATTTATTCTATGAATTGCAACGCAGAGGAATTAGAACATTCATGGATGAGGAAGGGCTTAAAGCAGGGAACCATATTTCTTCAAATCTCCTAACCGCAATCAAAGAATCAAGGTCTGCAATTGTTATTCTGTCACCAAAATATGCTTCTTCTGCGTGGTGTTTGGATGAACTTGCCAACATCGTTCAAGGCTGGGAAAACAGGAAAACATTAATTTTCCCAGTTTTTTATAATGTGGAACCCCATGATGTCCGACATCAAATTGGGAGTTTTGAAGAACTCTTCACCGGACATGGTAAACAAAGGCATGGAAAGAAGGTGCTGAATCAGTGGAAAGCTGCTTTAACAACAGTGGCCAATCTCACTGGCTTTGAATCAAAAATATATAG GTCTGACAGACACCTTGTCGAAGAAATTGTGCAATATGTCTTCAGTCAAGTACGAAATCTGGAAATTGAGTCTCCAGGTTCAAAATTTAAAGCAACAAAAAAGGCCCTGGGTAAGGTAGTGGAGGCGCTTATAGAAGATGAGATCGCTGCCAGCAGTGTTATCGGAGGCATCATCAGTAATGAAACACTCGCTTTTATCAGTCAG